In the Takifugu flavidus isolate HTHZ2018 chromosome 11, ASM371156v2, whole genome shotgun sequence genome, one interval contains:
- the aifm2 gene encoding apoptosis-inducing factor 2, which produces MGGQVSTADVHVVVVGGGFGGIAAALRLQSRGLAFTLIDLRDSFHHNVAALRASLQPGFAKRTFIPYANTFGDSFVQGRVERIDTGRQAVVLEGGREIQFTHLILCTGTDGTFPGRFITVASHQSAVQSYEDFVGQVQAADSVLVIGGGSTGVEMAAEIRTEYPDKKVVLVHSRMQLADPDLLPIVRYQAKEVLLEKGVEVLLGHKVSNLSELKLNATTKNMEVVTDKGERIKTDLIICCTGLRVNSSAYKSSFSDHMTNSGALKVNEHLQVEGFSNVFAIGDCNNVNEAKTAYNAELHAGIAVGNIANSVNGKRLTAYRTGNVTMLLAMGRDDGVGQVNGFQLPRCLVALLKSRDLLLWKSWREMKQKQPTP; this is translated from the exons ATGGGGGGTCAGGTCTCCACCGCTGATGTCCATGTGGTGGTCGTGGGCGGAGGCTTCGGGGGCATAGCTGCGGCTCTCCGGCTCCAATCCCGAGGTTTGGCCTTCACTCTGATCGACCTGAGGGACTCTTTTCATCATAATGTTGCTGCTCTCCGAGCGTCTCTTCAGCCCG GTTTCGCTAAGAGGACGTTTATCCCGTACGCCAACACGTTTGGGGACAGCTTTGTTCAGGGACGAGTGGAGCGAATCGACACCGGGAGACAGGCTGTGGTCCTGGAGGGAGGACGG gagatccaGTTCACCCACCTAATCCTGTGTACTGGGACTGATGGCACTTTCCCAGGGAGGTTCATCACGGTGGCGTCTCACCAGAGCGCCGTGCAGTCGTACGAGGACTTTGTCGGGCAG gtccaGGCTGCAGACTCAGTTCTGGTGATTGGAGGCGGGTCAACTGGAGTGGAAATGGCTGCTGAAATCAGGACTGAATATCCAGACAAAAAG GTGGTTCTGGTCCACTCCAGAATGCAGCTAGCAGACCCGGATCTGTTGCCAATCGTTCGCTATCAAGCCAAAGAGGTTCTGCTTGAGAAAGGAGTCGAGGTTCTGCTCG GACACAAAGTGTCCAATCTGTCGGAGCTGAAACTGAACGCCACCACGAAGAACATGGAGGTGGTGACGGACAAAGGAGAACGGATCAAGACAGACCTGATCATCTGCTGCACCGGCCTGAGAGTCAACAGTTCAGCCTACAAGTCTAGTTTCT ctgatcacatgaccaaTAGCGGAGCGCTGAAGGTCAACGAACACCTGCAGGTCGAAGGATTCTCCAACGTCTTCGCCATCGGCGACTGCAATAACGTCAACGAAGCCAAGACGGCGTATAATGCAGAGCTGCATGCCGGCATCGCCGTTGGCAACATCGCCAACAGTGTGAATGGGAAACGGCTGACAGCATACCGGACAG GCAACGTGACCATGCTGCTGGCGATGGGCAGAGACGACGGCGTGGGTCAGGTTAATGGTTTCCAGCTGCCACGGTGCTTGGTGGCGTTGCTTAAGAGTCGTGACCTGCTGCTatggaagagctggagggagatgaagcagaaacaaccaaCACCCTGA